Proteins encoded by one window of Lathyrus oleraceus cultivar Zhongwan6 chromosome 1, CAAS_Psat_ZW6_1.0, whole genome shotgun sequence:
- the LOC127075951 gene encoding MLO-like protein 13 isoform X2, whose protein sequence is MAEEEELNQSLEYTPTWIVAVVCSVIVFISLCVERALHGLGKYLKRKKQQALYRALSKLEEELMLLGFISLLLTVFQGLISHICIPPKYASQMLPCKRSPGSSHGSEHELIYYDTIINRRRLLSTDTGSQHCRLEGKVPLLSLEGLHHLHIFIFVLAVVHVVFCVATMILGGARIRQWKSWEDHARKKTINSSGETLRLEIDEFFNKHAQGYWRKAAVVGWLRSFFKQFFSSITKYDYLALRHGFIKEHYPNDPNFNFHNYMMRTLEVDFKKVVGISWYLWVFVVLFLLLNLDGWHTYFWLAFLPLIILLLVGAKLEHIITRLGQESVAKEHPTERVKPSDEYFWFGRPAIVLDLLHFTLFQNAYEIAFFFWIWSTYGFDSCIMEKIAYIIPRIIMGFHVMQCNCSSALQLQHLTSLHSCDSDG, encoded by the exons TACCTAAAGAGGAAAAAGCAGCAAGCATTATATAGAGCCTTATCAAAATTGGAAGAAG AGTTGATGCTTTTAGGGTTCATTTCCCTTCTCTTAACTGTCTTTCAAGGTCTAATAAGCCACATTTGCATTCCACCTAAGTATGCAAGCCAAATGCTTCCATGCAAGAGGTCTCCTGGATCTTCTCACGGTTCAGAACATGAACTGATATACTATGATACTATAATCAACAGAAGAAGGCTTTTATCTACAGATACTGGTTCACAGCATTGTAGACTAGAG GGGAAGGTACCACTGTTATCGCTGGAAGGATTGCACCATCTTCACATTTTCATCTTTGTATTGGCCGTTGTACATGTAGTATTCTGTGTCGCAACAATGATACTTGGAGGTGCAAGG ATTCGCCAGTGGAAAAGCTGGGAGGATCATGCAAGGAAGAAGACAATAAACTCAAGTG GTGAAACTCTTAGATTAGAGATAGACGAGTTCTTCAATAAGCATGCTCAGGGGTATTGGAGAAAAGCAGCTGTAGTTGGTTGGCTT AGatcatttttcaaacaatttttttccTCAATTACAAAATACGACTACCTTGCACTGCGGCATGGATTTATCAAG GAACACTATCCAAATGATCCCAATTTTAATTTTCATAATTACATGATGCGGACACTTGAAGTCGACTTCAAAAAAGTTGTAGGCATAAG CTGGTACCTTTGGGTCTTTGTCGTGCTGTTTTTGCTGCTGAATCTTGACG GGTGGCACACTTATTTCTGGTTGGCCTTTTTACCATTGATA ATACTACTTCTTGTCGGGGCAAAGTTAGAGCACATAATCACTCGTTTAGGCCAGGAGTCGGTAGCAAAGGAACATCCAACTGAACGAGTCAAGCCATCAGATGAATACTTTTGGTTCGGCCGACCGGCCATTGTCCTCGACTTACTTCACTTCACTTTGTTTCAAAACGCTTACGAGATCGCATTTTTCTTTTGGATTTGG TCAACGTATGGATTCGATTCATGCATTATGGAGAAAATCGCCTACATCATCCCAAGAATTATAATGGG TTTTCATGTTATGCAGTGTAATTGTTCAAGTGCTTTGCAGTTACAGCACCTTACCTCTTTACACTCTTGTGACTCAG ATGGGTAG
- the LOC127075951 gene encoding MLO-like protein 13 isoform X1, whose protein sequence is MAEEEELNQSLEYTPTWIVAVVCSVIVFISLCVERALHGLGKYLKRKKQQALYRALSKLEEELMLLGFISLLLTVFQGLISHICIPPKYASQMLPCKRSPGSSHGSEHELIYYDTIINRRRLLSTDTGSQHCRLEGKVPLLSLEGLHHLHIFIFVLAVVHVVFCVATMILGGARIRQWKSWEDHARKKTINSSGETLRLEIDEFFNKHAQGYWRKAAVVGWLRSFFKQFFSSITKYDYLALRHGFIKEHYPNDPNFNFHNYMMRTLEVDFKKVVGISWYLWVFVVLFLLLNLDGWHTYFWLAFLPLIILLLVGAKLEHIITRLGQESVAKEHPTERVKPSDEYFWFGRPAIVLDLLHFTLFQNAYEIAFFFWIWSTYGFDSCIMEKIAYIIPRIIMGVIVQVLCSYSTLPLYTLVTQMGSSCKIDKYDDKAESPPLFQRMTKESNQVSQIGEQSVIMMEDHAMSSTIELHPMNQSCLERDNVFNTQ, encoded by the exons TACCTAAAGAGGAAAAAGCAGCAAGCATTATATAGAGCCTTATCAAAATTGGAAGAAG AGTTGATGCTTTTAGGGTTCATTTCCCTTCTCTTAACTGTCTTTCAAGGTCTAATAAGCCACATTTGCATTCCACCTAAGTATGCAAGCCAAATGCTTCCATGCAAGAGGTCTCCTGGATCTTCTCACGGTTCAGAACATGAACTGATATACTATGATACTATAATCAACAGAAGAAGGCTTTTATCTACAGATACTGGTTCACAGCATTGTAGACTAGAG GGGAAGGTACCACTGTTATCGCTGGAAGGATTGCACCATCTTCACATTTTCATCTTTGTATTGGCCGTTGTACATGTAGTATTCTGTGTCGCAACAATGATACTTGGAGGTGCAAGG ATTCGCCAGTGGAAAAGCTGGGAGGATCATGCAAGGAAGAAGACAATAAACTCAAGTG GTGAAACTCTTAGATTAGAGATAGACGAGTTCTTCAATAAGCATGCTCAGGGGTATTGGAGAAAAGCAGCTGTAGTTGGTTGGCTT AGatcatttttcaaacaatttttttccTCAATTACAAAATACGACTACCTTGCACTGCGGCATGGATTTATCAAG GAACACTATCCAAATGATCCCAATTTTAATTTTCATAATTACATGATGCGGACACTTGAAGTCGACTTCAAAAAAGTTGTAGGCATAAG CTGGTACCTTTGGGTCTTTGTCGTGCTGTTTTTGCTGCTGAATCTTGACG GGTGGCACACTTATTTCTGGTTGGCCTTTTTACCATTGATA ATACTACTTCTTGTCGGGGCAAAGTTAGAGCACATAATCACTCGTTTAGGCCAGGAGTCGGTAGCAAAGGAACATCCAACTGAACGAGTCAAGCCATCAGATGAATACTTTTGGTTCGGCCGACCGGCCATTGTCCTCGACTTACTTCACTTCACTTTGTTTCAAAACGCTTACGAGATCGCATTTTTCTTTTGGATTTGG TCAACGTATGGATTCGATTCATGCATTATGGAGAAAATCGCCTACATCATCCCAAGAATTATAATGGG TGTAATTGTTCAAGTGCTTTGCAGTTACAGCACCTTACCTCTTTACACTCTTGTGACTCAG ATGGGTAGCAGTTGCAAGATTGATAAGTATGATGATAAGGCGGAATCACCTCCATTGTTTCAAAGAATGACCAAAGAATCAAACCAAGTTTCTCAAATTGGTGAACAATCAGTTATCATGATGGAAGATCATGCAATGTCATCTACAATTGAACTTCACCCTATGAATCAATCTTGTTTGGAAAGAGATAATGTATTCAATACTCAATAG